A portion of the Microlunatus phosphovorus NM-1 genome contains these proteins:
- a CDS encoding Fpg/Nei family DNA glycosylase → MPEGHTLHRLAGLLNDSFGGRSVRVSSPQGRFAASAALLDGTTMVAAWAHGKQLFCDFEHDRTLYIHLGLIGGLDIGPPAPVRGEVRVRLATDDAVADLRGPQACALVTPEEVAAMTAKLGPDPLQAGADPELAWAKINRSGRPIAALLMDQSVLSGVGNVYRAEVLFRNRIDPHRPGKQLSRRSWRAIWSDLVELMPIGVRDGRIDTVRPEQTPEAMGRPPRVDDHGGEVYVYRRAGQACFICGSRVRTEVLAARNLFWCGRCQRRG, encoded by the coding sequence ATGCCCGAAGGTCACACCCTGCACCGCCTCGCCGGACTGCTCAATGACAGCTTCGGCGGGCGCAGCGTACGCGTCAGCAGTCCCCAGGGCCGCTTCGCTGCAAGCGCAGCTCTGCTCGACGGCACGACCATGGTCGCTGCGTGGGCCCACGGGAAGCAGCTGTTCTGTGATTTCGAGCACGATCGCACGCTGTACATCCATCTCGGTCTGATCGGCGGACTCGACATCGGGCCGCCGGCTCCGGTCCGAGGCGAGGTCCGCGTACGACTGGCCACCGATGACGCGGTCGCCGATCTACGGGGACCGCAGGCCTGCGCTCTCGTCACGCCGGAGGAGGTCGCGGCGATGACCGCCAAGCTCGGGCCGGATCCGCTGCAGGCCGGGGCCGACCCCGAGCTGGCTTGGGCGAAGATCAACCGGTCGGGCCGCCCCATCGCGGCCCTGCTGATGGATCAGTCGGTGCTCTCGGGCGTCGGGAACGTCTACCGGGCAGAGGTGCTGTTCCGGAACCGGATCGACCCGCACCGGCCCGGCAAGCAGCTGTCCCGGCGCAGCTGGCGGGCGATCTGGTCCGACCTGGTCGAACTGATGCCGATCGGCGTCCGGGATGGACGGATCGACACGGTCCGGCCCGAGCAGACGCCGGAGGCGATGGGGCGACCACCGCGAGTCGACGACCACGGCGGTGAGGTGTATGTCTATCGCCGGGCGGGCCAGGCCTGCTTCATCTGCGGCAGCCGAGTGCGCACCGAGGTGCTGGCCGCTCGGAACCTGTTCTGGTGCGGGCGATGTCAGCGGCGCGGGTGA